A genome region from Bradyrhizobium sp. WSM1417 includes the following:
- a CDS encoding carbohydrate ABC transporter permease, with amino-acid sequence MTTSAVTSADIARETPRSDFGRILAQRERRFAAALLAPAFLALLATTTFPLLFLVYTSAFRMDLAMPFTNGFVGFENYQVLLSDERFWTSLLVSLVYTGSTVALQVIIGLALALLVMDMKRGQGWFRVIAILPVVLSPAVVGMIWRTFMLAPEFGIVDFLAINAGLGSKNWLGDPTLAMVSVIAIHTWQWTPFAFMVLLASLASLPEDIYEAARLDRASAWQRFRRITLPLLRPAIVMVIIMRTMVALTAFAAIFTVTGGGPGTATEILNLYAYRKSFTELSIGYGAALAVALLIVTIIISGILFALRRAK; translated from the coding sequence GTGACTACGTCAGCGGTGACATCGGCTGACATTGCCCGCGAGACGCCTCGCAGCGATTTCGGCCGCATCCTGGCCCAGCGCGAGCGCCGGTTTGCAGCAGCCCTGCTTGCACCGGCCTTTCTTGCCCTGCTCGCCACGACGACGTTCCCGCTGCTCTTCCTGGTCTATACCAGCGCGTTCCGGATGGATCTGGCGATGCCGTTCACCAACGGCTTCGTCGGCTTCGAGAATTACCAGGTGCTCCTCTCCGACGAGCGCTTCTGGACTTCGCTGCTGGTCAGCCTCGTCTACACCGGCTCGACCGTCGCGCTGCAGGTCATCATCGGGCTGGCGCTCGCCTTGCTGGTGATGGACATGAAGCGCGGCCAAGGCTGGTTTCGTGTCATCGCGATCCTGCCTGTGGTGCTGTCGCCGGCCGTGGTCGGCATGATCTGGCGCACTTTCATGCTGGCACCGGAATTCGGGATCGTGGACTTCCTCGCCATCAACGCCGGTCTCGGCAGCAAGAACTGGCTCGGCGATCCCACGCTTGCGATGGTCTCGGTGATCGCAATCCATACCTGGCAATGGACGCCGTTCGCGTTCATGGTGCTGCTGGCCTCGCTGGCCTCACTGCCCGAGGACATCTATGAGGCCGCGCGGCTCGACCGGGCTTCCGCCTGGCAGCGCTTCCGCCGCATCACCCTGCCCTTGCTGCGGCCCGCGATCGTCATGGTCATCATCATGCGGACGATGGTGGCGCTGACGGCGTTTGCTGCGATCTTCACCGTCACCGGCGGCGGCCCTGGGACCGCGACCGAGATCCTCAACCTCTATGCCTACAGGAAATCCTTCACTGAGTTGTCAATCGGGTACGGTGCGGCGCTGGCGGTGGCGCTGCTGATCGTGACCATCATCATCTCCGGCATCCTGTTTGCCCTGCGGAGGGCGAAGTGA
- a CDS encoding carbohydrate ABC transporter permease, which produces MTAKRLRAIALLAISIVFLLAWAFPIIWSVLNSLKTDSDVLAYPPKLVFSPTLEAYRDVLFGSGSILPNLLSSAIISVGTTIVTMLMAVPAAYALARLRFHGKKFAGFYLLATQMLPPVGIIIPYFLVLRNIGWIDTYQGIILIYLSFSLPFAIWLLVSYFEDIPFEMEEAAYLDGASRLKTLWRIIIPQVRGGIAVTVVFVFLNAWNEFLFAVVLSGNTVRPVTVAMFNFVSVEQTLWAKLAAVSVLAMLPVVVLGVVAQKHIVKGLTVGAVKGGGRR; this is translated from the coding sequence GTGACGGCAAAGCGCCTCCGCGCCATCGCCCTGCTCGCGATTTCCATCGTCTTCCTGCTGGCCTGGGCTTTCCCGATCATCTGGAGCGTGCTGAATTCGCTCAAGACTGATTCCGATGTGCTCGCCTATCCGCCCAAGCTGGTTTTCTCGCCGACGCTGGAGGCCTATCGCGACGTGCTGTTCGGCTCCGGATCGATCCTCCCGAACCTCCTTTCGAGTGCCATCATCTCGGTCGGCACTACTATCGTGACCATGTTGATGGCGGTGCCTGCGGCCTATGCGCTGGCGCGGCTGCGCTTTCACGGCAAGAAGTTCGCGGGCTTCTATCTCCTGGCGACACAGATGCTGCCGCCAGTCGGCATCATCATCCCCTATTTCTTGGTGCTTAGAAACATCGGCTGGATCGATACCTATCAGGGCATCATCCTGATCTACCTGTCGTTCTCCCTGCCTTTCGCGATCTGGCTGCTGGTATCCTATTTCGAGGACATTCCCTTCGAGATGGAGGAAGCCGCCTATCTCGACGGCGCCAGCAGGCTCAAGACGCTGTGGCGCATCATCATCCCGCAGGTCCGCGGCGGCATCGCCGTCACCGTCGTGTTCGTATTCCTCAATGCCTGGAACGAATTTCTGTTCGCGGTCGTGCTCAGCGGTAACACGGTGCGTCCGGTCACGGTCGCCATGTTCAACTTCGTCTCCGTCGAGCAGACGCTGTGGGCCAAGCTCGCAGCTGTCTCGGTCCTGGCCATGCTTCCTGTAGTCGTGCTCGGAGTAGTCGCGCAGAAGCACATCGTGAAGGGTCTGACGGTCGGTGCAGTCAAAGGCGGAGGGCGCCGATGA
- a CDS encoding ABC transporter ATP-binding protein produces MSGQGRVSFRNIVKMHGEFAALKGVNFEIKPGEFFALLGPSGSGKSTTLRILAGLDAPTAGRVLIDDKDVTSTDARDRDIAMVFQSYALYPHMTVAENIAFPLEMARLPKAEIASAVQEAARKVKIDHLLDRKPGQLSGGQQQRCALARAIVRKARLFLLDEPLSNLDAKLRLETRAELKKLQRSLGVTAVYVTHDQEEAMTLADRMAVFMSGEIQQIGTPAEVFARPNSIDIAGFIGNPPMNLVPARYVDGDVIIAGHRLKTTTTTAGERDVVVGLRPGALRMTEGGLGARVDLIEDLGDTAVLDLDCAGIMIRMRVSDGNIPGEGETISITTRPQDIHLFDPTTRMRL; encoded by the coding sequence ATGAGCGGCCAGGGTCGGGTCAGTTTTCGCAACATCGTCAAGATGCACGGCGAGTTCGCCGCGCTTAAGGGCGTCAATTTCGAAATCAAGCCGGGCGAGTTTTTTGCCCTGCTCGGCCCGTCCGGCTCCGGCAAGAGCACGACGCTGCGCATCCTTGCCGGTCTCGATGCGCCGACTGCCGGCCGAGTGCTGATCGACGACAAGGACGTCACCTCGACTGACGCGCGCGATCGTGACATCGCCATGGTGTTTCAAAGCTACGCGCTCTATCCGCACATGACCGTCGCCGAGAACATCGCCTTCCCACTCGAGATGGCCAGGCTTCCAAAGGCCGAGATTGCTTCCGCCGTGCAAGAAGCAGCCAGAAAAGTGAAGATCGACCACCTTCTGGACCGGAAGCCGGGCCAGCTCTCGGGCGGTCAGCAGCAGCGCTGCGCACTCGCCCGCGCGATCGTGCGCAAGGCGCGCTTGTTCCTGCTCGACGAACCCCTCTCCAACCTTGACGCCAAGCTTCGGCTGGAGACCCGGGCCGAATTAAAGAAGTTGCAGCGCTCCCTGGGCGTCACCGCGGTCTACGTCACCCATGACCAGGAAGAGGCCATGACGCTGGCCGACCGCATGGCGGTGTTCATGTCAGGCGAGATCCAGCAGATCGGCACGCCCGCAGAAGTGTTCGCCCGCCCGAACTCGATTGATATCGCCGGCTTCATCGGCAATCCCCCGATGAACCTCGTCCCCGCCCGCTACGTCGACGGCGACGTGATCATTGCCGGGCATCGTCTCAAGACGACCACCACAACCGCGGGCGAGCGTGATGTGGTGGTCGGGCTTCGCCCCGGCGCCCTGCGCATGACGGAGGGTGGACTCGGCGCGCGCGTCGACCTGATCGAGGACCTCGGAGATACCGCCGTGCTCGACCTCGACTGCGCCGGCATCATGATCCGCATGCGCGTCAGCGACGGCAACATCCCCGGCGAAGGCGAGACCATCTCGATCACCACCCGTCCCCAGGACATTCATTTGTTCGATCCCACGACCCGCATGCGGCTCTGA
- a CDS encoding GntR family transcriptional regulator, with translation MAVQTHKKKSAPLGSDVAEGSTPLHVQIRESIRSQVRDGKLIDATGRLMTEAELGRHFSVSRITIRNAIAPLVNEGMFDRSRGRGTFLRSNQPENWVGRLMGFSETIRDAGYHAGARILQQGMTNRHDAAVREQLRERAVWQLKRLRLADDTPIAIEHAFYPPEIGLELEKRDLVSIIMYRVFEDELGLTIKDAQQTISADLADAGSAKLLGVKVGSPLLAIERVTFGREGRALELLRAVYLPKYFRLSISLTRRHS, from the coding sequence ATGGCTGTTCAAACCCACAAGAAGAAGTCCGCTCCGCTCGGCAGCGATGTCGCGGAAGGCTCGACGCCCCTGCACGTCCAGATTCGCGAGTCCATTCGCAGTCAGGTTCGGGACGGCAAGCTGATCGACGCCACCGGCCGCCTGATGACCGAGGCCGAGCTCGGCCGTCATTTCAGCGTCAGCCGCATTACAATCCGCAATGCCATTGCGCCGCTGGTGAACGAAGGCATGTTCGACCGCTCACGCGGCCGCGGCACATTCCTGCGCTCGAACCAGCCCGAGAACTGGGTCGGCCGCCTCATGGGCTTTTCGGAGACCATCCGCGACGCCGGCTACCATGCCGGCGCCAGGATTTTGCAGCAAGGCATGACCAATCGCCACGATGCCGCCGTTCGCGAGCAGCTGCGCGAGCGCGCCGTCTGGCAACTCAAGCGTCTGCGGCTCGCCGACGATACGCCAATCGCGATCGAGCACGCCTTCTATCCGCCGGAGATCGGTCTCGAGCTCGAAAAGCGCGACCTGGTCTCGATTATCATGTATCGCGTCTTCGAGGACGAGCTCGGCCTCACCATCAAGGACGCGCAGCAGACGATCAGCGCAGATCTTGCCGACGCCGGCAGCGCAAAACTGCTTGGCGTGAAGGTCGGCTCGCCTCTGCTCGCCATCGAACGCGTCACCTTCGGCAGGGAAGGACGGGCGCTGGAACTTCTGCGCGCCGTCTACCTGCCAAAATATTTCCGCCTCAGCATCAGCCTGACGCGTCGCCATTCCTGA